The genomic window agtagaccatttgtagTCTTGTACTAATCTGTAGGCTATTGccaaaaatgacggaaggcctgttttaagttgtttctgtcatgaggagaaaatccatcagaacgcgccggcgctttcgtcgaccaggggtgcgtttcccaaagcgaactatggtcgcaagttccgtcgttaccaatagagttcaatgggacttacgaccatggttcaccaacgatgctttcgggaagcGCACAAATGTaaccaatttagtttcatatttatatttaaatattgggctatagcctatttatttattttttttttattattattttttttttttctaaagatgtcaccaatgttgattatgaaaagggaatagcatgacggatgcgcaatgttGGGGAGACAAATGCAGCGGGTCAGACATAAGTTCGACCagttcattaagttttgttttatgtaagtctttctttaaaatgaatttcgttttgtagaaattgtatcttaatttcaatcaatgtttcatcaaccaattgcctatatttaattaGGAAGAAAACCATGAACGTCAGGAGTGGAATGGAAACGAAACCATGTTTCCGCGGCCTTTGAAAAAGGCTGAAGCAATAGAagtctttctgtttttattacatttcttaaatacatccatgtctttattacttaattaattgataagatgttttggtctaacaatatattttagctgcACTAAATTGTAAGTTAGACACAAATTTCAAAACTAAATTcatgtatttacagtaaaataataaagaaatagcCTAACTCTAGACTTATATGCTATTTACGTTTgggcaatataataataataataataataataataatatctcagcaaagaccgaacatatttatttgtctcGGCACACCACCGCTAACAGTAACACAGTAGCACAGCGCATCAAAGCTTGCTGTTGTCTTGGCTACCTTACAAACGGCGATGGAAACAACAGTgaatttttcccccttttgtgGTAATTTAGCACTAGTTTCTTTGGTATTCTGCttgcatttttgggcttcagttggatgctttatttttatctttagtcAATTGAGTTTAGTTCTAAAAAAAGCAAAggctaaatagtaaataatctgCGCCGGGGCCATCATAGGGCTGGGGGTGTCCCGTACGCCCATGATGTAATGGTAATACATCGCTTACAAAGGGTTCATGTTAACTACTGTATGATTATCAGAcgattttaatgtgttaatgtttcAACTATAGCTATGTAACAATCTGATAAACTGCAGTTGTGCCGTTTGTATCCATTAACATGctcataaacattacaaaaagaaatgtcATGCCATAAGCTACacaattacgaaaaaaaaaaaaaaaaaacgttatcccaataatcaacattttgttATTCAACAAGTGCTAGGCTATTAAGATAAAAAGTTTCTGCTGTAGAGTTTGCGCCTAATCTGACTCTCCATGGGCTACACAATGCATATGAATAttttataggcctatttgtATTTTGACTGCAGTTAAGAGCAAAATGACGAGAACATGTTCAACATTGGAAGTTTAAGattctttattaaatattactttGTGCAAAACATATAGGCATCTGTACATTGTACTTCTATAACATCATAacataaatcattaaattatagtTCAGATGAACCGTACAAACCCAATCTTGttttttgctatttatttaggcctatttatttatatcagcaGATCTGTGTTGATTCAGATCATTTCAGTAACTGCTGATGATGCAAACTGTGGTTGAGCTGTAAAGCAATTTGAAAGAATTGACCAAGATATGTAACATTATGGTTCCGTATATTATTAGAACAATAACTGTACATAATCTGCcatccaaataaaataaaaatgttaaagaaaaacaaacaaaaacaacaaaccgaTTGTGTTCCATTTATAtatcaatgtataattttttacattatcTTGTGTGTATAAAAAGCACTCACTCAACCTAACAGTGCTTGACAAGTTTGAGATGGGGGAAGGGcgctttgtttaaaatgtttgtcaccAAAGCCATTAATCCAGAGGGCGGGAGACTCAAAATATTAGCATTAGCTATGCGCGTGACAGAACTTTTTGCAATCTTGGtgctttttgttaattttatcaTCCTGATCTGATCATATGAAATCAGCTGACGAAATACACAATTGTTAGACTCTGTTATGAGTATTTGTAGTaagtttctttatttgtttgtattatGGAGATTTGCAGTGTTTTGCAGTGTTTCACGCTCCACTCCAGAAGTTCTGAATGGGATCGACCCTCCCCCCGCGCGTTTGCCAGCGTCTGCTGCTGCCGAGCAGAGATGTGCGAAGTTTTGACTGGAGCGAGGAGGGATTTTGTAAAAGTcgtgttttttctttcttttgtttgtttgtttgtttgtttgtttgtttgtttgttttttaaatctgcAAGAAATGTTTGGCATGTGGTAGGGAAAAAAAGTTTGCACAATAAGCCACTACGCAAATGTGTGTCTAAGTAGAgcagctaaaatatattgttcgaccaaaaacatcttatcaattatttaagtaataaagacatgtaataaaataataaataaatttaattaaaacagaaagacgTCTATTGAttcagccttattcaaaggcCGCGGAAACATGGTTTTGTTTCCATTCCACACCCTACAtttggttttcttcctatttatttaatataggcaattggttgatgaaacattgattgaaattaagatacaatttctacaaaacgaaattcactctaaagaaagacttactataaaacaaaacttaatgaagtggtcaaactaTGTCTAACCCGCTGCATTTGTCTCCCaacattgcgcatccgtcatgctattcccttttcataatcaacataggtgaaatttattcatttaaaaataataggcaatagcccaatatttaaatataaatatgaaactaaattggctaCATTATTATCCCTCTGGTCGACgaaagcgccggcgcgttctggtggattttttcctcatgacagctgaaacaaaaacaggccttccgtcatttttggcgatagcTTACAGATTGATGCAAGACtatggtctacttttatttgtgtacgctcacaataacaacaaaaccttgtacttttgaataataaaataaaataataaaaaaaaacagggtgcgctttcagctgtctctctgcgagaatctgaaacgtctcaaaagtgaacttaaactcagcaataattgtacctaaaaagaaagaaatatctcaaTTCGATAAGATATAACTGttaggtctgtgttaaataagaggcgaactatccgctggaatgtgttgtttctgaaatcatggccaGTGCTCGTTGCTgctgttctcttggcgctcgtgcacacgCGCATTTTCTCACAGACAATCGAGTGTTTCGGTCTggtaaaagcacaaaacaaaatgcacacaacgtgtccttgctcttgatgtacaatcactgatgaacaccttTGGTTTTAATTAGTACATTTgcctaaatatttattcctgcCGGTATTTTAGTCTGCGACATCAAAATCACTAAACATTAGGCCTACATAGCATATATaatagccaaaaaaaaaaaaaaaaaaaaaaaaaaaaatatatatatatatatatatatatatatatatatatatatatatatatatatatatatatatatatatatatatatatatatatatattaatcaagaacaatttaaaaaatcaagAACAATAGCAGTTAGAATTATTGCTTTTAATGCGGTCTTAATGGTGGACCGttctgaatgaaaatattacaaaattaaaatattaaatttataatcCGTGTGTGTGCtcctaatataaataaataaataaataaataaataaatgtatatatatatatatatatatatatatatatatatatatatatatatatatatatacctaatGACTGTTTAATGACAATAGCATGCAGTAAGACTTTGTGTAAAtgtctttcttttaatttttgatgCATAGAGTAGCCTAAGACTTTCCCACGTTTTGAAATGAACTCTCACTTTAAATTTTCTAATGGTTTTTAAGGATGTTAAAAGGTTATACtataatgttgttgttttacttCGTCCTTTCATCTCCGTTTACAAACGGACATTTTATCATTACAGTCACTTTCCAATCCGTCCCTTTGCGCCACCTGGCGGTAGTTTTTTACATGCGACTGAATTTCAGTTAACAGGGCCGCGGCGGTATGCGCGGCGGTAATACCCATTTTGGTTCTCCACCTACTGTACTTCAACCAATTCACATCAAGTCTGGACTTTACAACAACTTTGAGAAAggtttgaaaaagaaatacaacTTGTCCAAGGTCCTAAAGACATTGTTTTATATAACTGTTTATTTTGGGACAATGCAACAAGTTCCACAGGATGAAAGGTGGGCGTGTTAAGGGACAGACATCTGGAATGCTGTGACCCAATCACATCACCACATCAGGAAAGACTGGGATTTGTAATCCCCTCCCGAACATGAAGGAACAAAAGCTTTCCTAATTGAACAAACCCTCGTTCTGAGTTTCTAACCTGACGAGGGAAGAACAATTGTACGACCAAGGTGAGACTCTTGCGAGTAAACCTTTCACCGCACGTACCTTCAAGCAGCCCAACTGCTTCTGCAGAGGACTTTGGCTCCTGACCTGCATAACTCAAGTACCTCCAACCTACAGAAGATCCTAAGGACTGACCACCATCTGACCTACAGTTCTCTGGACTGCACAGAGACCTCCTGCACTCAGTGCAGCTCTGCAACTGTTGGAAAGCAATCCAGTCTCTCCCACTGCATATGGAAGAATACCTGTGGACAACGTTTCCCATTCCCGGACTGATCAACCGACTAAGTGAAATGTAAATATAAGTTAACCAAACCTTTTCCCAAAGGCCTTGGCATAAGGTTGTTGCTAAATGAGATTGCTGTTTGTGTAGAGACCATTTATGTAGGGTCAGCGTACACAGATAGATACATTAGACACTTTATCTGTATTCACAGTAAATGCTAATTTACTATTTCATACCAGCATCCAGAAAGACCACAATAGACTGCTATTTATCCATCGTCCAATCCATTGCTTATCTACTTGGCATTCAATTTTGTTAACATCCATTTGTGAAGTAGTTTGTAGTTTCCGTTTGAATATTTATTCCATTTTCTTAGTAGCATATTCATGTTTCCTTAGTAGTTTAGTCATTTTCTTTTGTAGTGTTTAGTGAGTGTGATATTTTACTCTTGTATAAATTCATCTTATTGCAAACTGTGTCATTCTTGTGTTGATAATTTGGGGCTCTACAAGCTCGCCCGAATCTCACTAAATCCttcagattggtcagatgatGAACTTCCTCCAGTTTATATAACTGTATTTAAGTCAACAATCCTCCATGATTTTTCTTTATTGTCAAGGTGAGAGTCCTTGGCTGGTGCCCCAAAATGGGAAGGAATCACCTgactaaaatatttatattaatacaaaatattaatattaatatttaacaccaTAAATAACTACACACGTGTTGCCCTCGAGTGAGGCTAGTCCAAAATCACTACAGGTATCCAAAAATTGTACTCAAGTAAAAGCACAAAtatttactcaagtaaaagtaatAATCTTGATTCTGTCTTGACAGTTCTTGGGATATTGGTATGATAatggtaatggatatggcaatgttaatgtatttggtcttggcagaatatgctgctgctgctgcagcagAGCAAGTACAGAGACGTGTTACTGCCAATACATTCACTGAcattgctgtgagcatgtaagaccAAGGAATTGTCTGTAGACCTCAGAGACAGGATTATTTCGAGGCACAGATCTGGGGAGGGGTACAGAAAAATTTCTGCAGCATTGACGGTCCCaatgagcacagtggcctccatcatCCATTTGGAACAACCAGGACTCAAAAATAGGTGTGCCAAGCTTGTAGCATCATTCTTAAAAAGACTTGAGGCTGTAATTGGTGCCAAAAGTGCTTCAACAAAGTATTGAgcaaaggctgtgaatacttatgtacatgtgatttgttcctttttatttttaatacatttgcaaagatttcaaacaaacttctttcatgtttttattatggggtattgtttgtagaattttgagggggaaaaattaatttaatacctTTTGGAATAAGGGtgtaacataacaaaatgttgaaaaagtgAAGCGTTGAATACTTTCTGGATGCACTGTACATCTGCatataatgtcataatttattcaaGGTTTATGTTTCTTAGCTATGCTAACATGTTGGTGCAACTCAGTCATTCATTATCGCTTCTAATGGGGGTGGGTTGTCTGTCCCTTCCTGTCTTGTTTTGGGGGGTGTTTGTTCTATTCCTTCCTGTCTATGTCATTATTTTGCAGATTTATGCGTATCTTTTGAAGcagcagttttttgttttttttctcactcAAGCAGTGTACTGTATTGTCTAAATCTCCCATTAACTGTGTAAGGTGAAAAGTGCTTTACAATGTATAGCAATAGTCTTCTTAAGCTGTTGCACCACAGCTTATTGACATTTCCTGTACACCTGCAATGATCTGTTATGTTTGTGTTGAAGAAGGCTCTGCCCTTTTCTCTGGTTCCTGCTTTGTTGTAGGGTTAAATCATGTACAGTGCATGCGGAAAGTTTTCATACTGCTTcacttttttcatattttgttatgttacaCCCTTATTCCATAAGGGATTAAATTCGTTTTCTCTCAAAATTCTATAAACAATATCCCATGATGACAATGtgaaaaaagtttatttgaaatctttgcaaatatatatatatatatatatatatatatatatatatatatatatatatatatatatatatatatatatatatataaaacgtgCTGGAGCAGGTTTTCATCAATGATGTCTCCGTACATTGCTGCATTAATCTTTCCCTCAATCCTGACTATTCTCCCAGTTCCTGCTACTGAAAAACATCCCCACATCATgttgctgccaccaccatgcttcaaagatgaattaacaatattaagaagaggatctatgacctctggaagcatttctttcaaaagCTTAGTCATTATAGgatctaacatacatgttgttggtttTAATGATTTGGTTTAAACAGTTCTCCCTCTCCTATAGCAACGAATGAATgtaatttttcctcagggacactacaatgcactgtctgacgcgatactgtagtagacggttgcatcgttataattttctctataatattatcaatcttcaaagtaaagaagttcataaagtcattactgctgtgctcttttgaaacatcagaagttgaagctttattcctcgttaatttagccactgtatcaaataaataccttggttgtgtttgttttctcctaagagatttgaaaaataagcagAACTAGCCATTTTTAAGGCAAAAATGCTTTCCTTCCATGAAATGTGAAAACCCTCTAGTTTTATTTTCTTCCAGCTGTGCTCCATTTTTCTAGCTGCTCTTCTAACACTCTGGAGTCTGCGGTATTGCCAGCAATACcacctcaatttttttttcttaccagtgtgaaagagactaaaatatgtaataaatactgaaatttaaatttaaatgtacgCCTATACAACATTTTCTTCACATGATGTGCAAAAATATGCGCATgcataaaatcacaaaaatcatgtttttttctttctgaacTGAAAACTGGAAAAACTGTGAATGAACGGTGCCctcattttctcaaaatgtgTCTCATTTGTATTATTGTAGGGAACAACACATTCCAGGGCCCAGTTCATGGCCGGGCCCCTCTCTGTCCGTAACAGCGGACAAAGGATTGCTACATTTTGATCAGATCTTGgtggactaacacaaacaaactgtccaacgccatcagataaagatgtaaggacaacatccagacaCCTCTTAGAGGGCAAGAAGAAACAAAtagagatcacaaagatccatccaaatccattcaaaactatgtttgaaaaccttagaactgatgcaaactacacatccattttgtacttattcacagaaataagtattctcagtgacagctatTTGTGATGCAACATCAGACACAAATTCtactgttaatgtacaattgaattAATGCATGACAATTCAATCTTTTCCActcatgtttagtctctatttgtttagaatattgccaaaggtattctgATTGTTTTTTGGAAAGTAAGAAATACATTAGTAAACTTTAgagacactgtaaagacttccaactttATGCAAATTAGTTCCACAGTGGAAAGAAGGGTGAGCCACACTgtgtgtgtcccctctgatgccagcagccaatcacagcactcgaatgGAGAAGCACTAAATTGCAATCTCCTCATCatcggaaagggataaaggtaccTTTTCAACTGACACTCCTCGTTCTGGGTCCCAACTCTGTAAGGAGTGAGACATTAACAGATATACCGTTCTGAGTCTCTGGCCATCCAGAGAGACAACAACAGGTCCCACGATCTGAGtctacagcttgtgaggcagcaacagagacGACCACGTTCTGAGCCTCCGGCCTGTGAGGAACGAGACATCAACAAACACTACGTTCCCGCACTAGTTTCCGTCTAGCGAGACAGTAATGACATTTtcaacaaggttaagctcaggagagcaaaccttcactcgaaggtaccttcgtctgcgtgttccagattgttaaggaccttctgcacctatgccagggcctcatctgcgtgttccagattttaggaccctttggtgctccaggagatcagcatccaGTGGAAGATGGTGACGTCATCGGACTCAACcaagtggaacgtaaatatcacttaaccaaacctctttccagagaccttggcattggtgtatattatcagtatataatttcctaattcccattagatgtaatatagctgatgttagtcaataaataaataatcatttatttgtttggtgcataataaggttctccaccttattattttcagagaaacagtttatctttccataagataaCATAACTCTTCGAAAGCCACAcccaacttaatcacttgtattctatgtatcttatgcactttattcctttatcattcatggtattcatttggtagttgtgttagttattcttttttttttttttttttttttttttttttagtttagtttctcTCACATAGCCCGCCTGACTGAAAGGGCTCATAATGTGGGTCATTATGCAAGTCATTATGTGGGTCTTTGTCTTCTTAGGTGTTCATCACAGCATCATTCATGAAGATTCATGCCTCTTGCATACTGTCTTTCTTCACAAGAAGTGTCTTACACTTATATGATCGAGTAGGCAGGATACTTttgacatcattttgaagcaaaaattctagtctacaacctccaataccttGTATTGGACAATACCTAAGTCTTgtgaaaacatatttattatttgttttgtggccttatttcagtgacttaaggtttttgttttttcaataaccaaaGGTTATTCTcccaaaaatacaaacatgtacagacatgttgctcacatattatggtagcctactttgtgctgaatacagtgtaatgacacttttgccattaatatgtttttaagcaactgaaaaaagcacacatGTTAGGggatgtcaaaacttctccagggccccaaaaatcctccaGACCAGGTTAAAGGTCAAAGTGTGCACAATGTACCACGGTGTTGGACCgttttccttaatcttctttaaaggggtcatatcatgaaaatctgacttttccAATGTTaaagtgctataatcgggtctCTGGTGCATCTACCagacagaaaatgtgaaaaaggacaacccagtaactttgttttggtaagcATTTTTCTACAAGCATGAGAGAAATTGAGCCATTCTGATTTCGCTCCCCTTGTGACGTAgaaaggggatcttattataatattaccgccTCCTGAATCTGTATGTTTCCACCCATGGCGCCGCCATTGTTTTTGCAATTCGCCTGCATAACACTGGTCCTGGAGTGCAGCGGCAGTCCCACAGTTAAGCTACAACCTTGAAATGTcttattgcacctttaagcatGCCAAGTGTCCTGCTACCGGCACACTACCAGTTAAGAGGCTATTACACTCTCTTTCAGATAAAAGTGTCTTTGTTCTAAATGCATAGATTGAAAAGACTTTCATACCTGTATTCATACTGTAAGGATCAATCTCAGCTGCACAGTTCTTCACTGACAAATCTGTTTAAAGTATAATGGTTTGTTAAAAAGACAGTTGATCATGAGTTGACTAAAACAGACACCATGTTGCACAAATCAGACCTGTATCATCGTAACAGAAGGCGTCATATTTCTTTCCATCTGGAATCTTCTTGGTGATGCCGATTTGGCCATTAGCACAGTTTTCATTTGACTCGTGACGGAGAATCACCAGCTTTGTGCCATTTACCCAGCCATACCTGCAGAGAAAATACAGGTGGACCTGAAGTTGATGATGATCCTGCATGATTGATGAAGTCAGTTGCTGATGTTCAGTTGAATGTCTGACCTGCATGTCTGTAGTCTGTTCTTATAGGCTACCTCCACCTGCTCCATAGTGGCTAATGAAGATGATAACTCTTCACACAAGCTCTTGGCCATCTCATACGTCAGATTATAGCGTTCGCTCCCCTCGACATGAAACACTCCAACATAGCTGCAGCTCCGTGCATTCACCACTGAAAGACAAACAGGGCagaaataatagaaataaatgaatttatatatatcaatatttatattgtgCCATTCTAGAACATGAGAATTTCTGAAAAGCATAAAAAagggaaagaaaagaaaacctaCTAGAAAATCTTCTAGTAATAGAAACCAGAGGTTTAGAGCAGATTTGAGCTTAAATCTTAATGGGGAAAGGAGCTGATAACACAGAACAAGACCTGCAGAAAGGTCAAGAGCTTCGGGaccaattaaaaacatttcacattaatCTGGTCAAGTCTAGATGTTACTGTGCCGGAGTGGATTGAGTAGTTAAGACATGGATCTCATCGCAGACTGATTTATTCAGATAAAAAAAGATGAAGACATTCCAGAAAACAAATAAAGCACAACAGTTTAAATACTAAAACAAAAACCAACACATGACAAATTAAACAAAGGGCTATAAATGCATAGAATAATGAGGAACTAAACAAAACTCAGCAGAACATTGTGTGTAACCATGCGAAGACatagggtgcttctcaatactcAAACTAAAGtttcctcgctcctccgtcctccagCCTGTGACCCGGGAACCGATCAAAGAAAGCCaacttgaaggacatctcaattcccTAATTGCATCACGAGGAGATGAGGAACGAGGAGTGAGAAAGCTTCCAAAGGAGCGAGGATAGACAAGATTTTGCTATGTGGAAGTCTGATGCACGTATACATTCTACTCCTCCTTCacatctgtcacaataattttaATGTATGCTGTACCTTTGTAGCTTAAATCATACATCTTACATATTTCAGCAGGGAATcttgctttattattattatttgtgaaCTTCTTAAACAACCAAACTTCAACAAGATAGGGACAGATCCCTTGAGCGCAGCTGATGATGCTGTGAAGTGACGCtaacatatttaacaatatcctTCGATCCATTTTCTTTCCTTGCAGCCTTCCCTCATATCCTACAGGGGTGGAATGAGACCCATTTTTTGTGTGGATCGCCCTCCCTCCAGTACAGCTAATACTGAATAAATACTGAAGAAAATGACTTTTTACTTGCTTGAACAGACAAGAAGCCTgactaaaacataaaaaaaaaaaaataaataataaataaataataataataataataataataactagagaATCACCAAAAGGAATGACTCTGTTTCACTGTTGAGGCCTGCACAGCTTCTCAAGGAGAAATTAGGCTTGTCTGAGATGTGCCTTGCCTCGCCTGAGAcctgcagtgaggggaggaatgaaaaaagtgcaggcaagtcAGAAGACAGCTCTCTCTTCTCGTAGTGGATCAGACACCTAAGAGATATTGTGGGATTCAcactgtgttgctgataaaaaaaaaaaaaaaaaaaaaaaaaaaaatatatatatatatatatattataaatatgatGACAATCACATAACCCATTGAGAGATTGCGCTGTCAGAGTTTGATGGTCATGTCAGCGATActacttagtttttttttttttttttttttttctcaccagtacgaaagagactcaaaatactctgtcaatttTGGACATACAAATAAGAGTTATACATCTTTCAAATCTGTGAAAtgtttacttttatttgtgaacactcacagtaaaaacaaaatgttgtgctttttgcaaaataaagaaaactaacatgatgcacgATCTGTTGTCTCTTTCTG from Chanodichthys erythropterus isolate Z2021 chromosome 24, ASM2448905v1, whole genome shotgun sequence includes these protein-coding regions:
- the LOC137015552 gene encoding CD44 antigen-like — encoded protein: MWMVLLGLVSGLLASSGSEASTVVNARSCSYVGVFHVEGSERYNLTYEMAKSLCEELSSSLATMEQVEVAYKNRLQTCRYGWVNGTKLVILRHESNENCANGQIGITKKIPDGKKYDAFCYDDTDLSVKNCAAEIDPYSMNTGHSDTAISSGWLVILMAVFWQFFSLRFSVLL